One Brassica napus cultivar Da-Ae chromosome A5, Da-Ae, whole genome shotgun sequence DNA window includes the following coding sequences:
- the LOC125609112 gene encoding pentatricopeptide repeat-containing protein At3g06430, chloroplastic-like: MASMSLSFSSSLCSSRLPESKRIFHHREPTFVRCVLAASKSSPGGGGATATTKKRLWKEGEFPGITEHANTRRAPMKNVKKKLDRRSKANGWACTVTETLSDLIAKKQWLQALEVFEMLREQPFYQPKEGTYMKLLVLLGKSGQPHRAQKVFDEMLEEGLEPTAELYTALLGAYCRSNLIDSAFSVLERMKALPQCQPDVYTYSTLLKACVDASLFDLVESLYREMDERLITPNTVTQNIVLSGYGRVGRFDQMEKVLSDMLVSTECKPDVWTMNIILSVFGNMGKIDMMESWYEKFRNFGIEPETRSFNILIGAYGKKRMYDKMSSVMEYMRKLEFPWTTSTYNNIIEAFADVGDAKNMEYTFDQMRSEGMKADTKTFCCLINGYANAGLFHKVISSVQLAAKFEIPENTSFYNAVISACAKADDLIEMERVYTRMKERECVRDSRTFEIMVEAYEKEGMNDKIYYLEQERQKVMDHHAAATKEEENLPR, encoded by the exons ATGGCGTCAATGTCTctctcgttttcttcttcgctATGCTCATCTCGACTCCCCGAATCAAAACGCATATTCCACCACAGAGAACCAACCTTCGTGCGATGCGTTCTCGCCGCTTCTAAATCCTCTCCGGGAGGAGGAGGCGCCACCGCCACGACGAAGAAGAGGCTCTGGAAAGAAGGAGAGTTCCCCGGAATCACGGAGCATGCTAACACTCGAAGAGCTCCGATGAAGAACGTGAAGAAGAAGCTCGACAGGAGGAGCAAAGCCAACGGGTGGGCTTGCACCGTCACCGAAACGTTATCCGATCTCATCGCCAAGAAGCAGTGGCTGCAAGCTCTCGAG GTGTTCGAGATGCTGAGGGAGCAACCGTTTTATCAACCAAAGGAAGGGACTTACATGAAGCTTCTCGTTCTTTTGGGGAAATCAGGACAGCCTCACCGTGCACAGAaggtgttcgacgaaatgcTTGAAGAAGGACTCGAACCCACCGCTGAGCTCTACACTGCTCTACTCGGTGCTTACTGTCGTAGCAATCTTATAGACTCTGCTTTCTCAGTTCTTGAACGGATGAAAGCCTTGCCTCAGTGTCAACCTGATGTTTACACATACAGTACTCTCCTCAAGGCGTGTGTGGACGCTTCTTTATTTGATTTGGTTGAGTCTTTGTATAGAGAGATGGATGAGCGTTTGATAACTCCAAACACTGTGACTCAAAACATAGTTTTGAGCGGGTACGGGAGAGTTGGGAGGTTTGATCAGATGGAGAAAGTTTTATCCGATATGCTGGTGAGTACTGAGTGTAAGCCTGATGTGTGGACGATGAACATTATCCTCAGCGTGTTTGGGAACATGGGGAAGATAGACATGATGGAGAGCTGGTACGAGAAGTTCAGGAACTTCGGGATCGAGCCTGAGACTCGGAGTTTCAATATCTTGATCGGTGCGTATGGGAAGAAGAGAATGTATGATAAGATGTCGTCCGTGATGGAGTACATGCGTAAGCTTGAGTTTCCTTGGACGACGTCGACTTACAACAACATCATCGAGGCGTTTGCGGATGTGGGTGATGCCAAGAACATGGAGTACACGTTTGATCAGATGCGTAGCGAAGGTATGAAGGCGGACACGAAGACGTTTTGCTGTCTCATTAATGGATACGCCAACGCTGGTCTTTTCCATAAGGTGATAAGTAGTGTTCAGTTAGCTGCGAAGTTTGAGATACCTGAGAATACTTCTTTTTATAATGCTGTTATATCGGCGTGTGCCAAAGCGGATGATCTTATAGAGATGGAGAGAGTGTACACGAGGATGAAGGAGAGGGAATGTGTGAGGGATTCAAGAACGTTTGAGATCATGGTGGAGGCGTATGAGAAGGAAGGTATGAATGATAAGATCTATTACTTGGAGCAAGAGAGGCAAAAGGTTATGGATCATCATGCTGCAGCTACTAAAGAGGAGGAGAATCTCCCTCGATGA
- the LOC125609113 gene encoding autophagy-related protein 8h-like isoform X2 → MHHLSLFVFSCQIIKRTTKRKVEDILLLCKDKNKQLRSVGIIRRKYIMGTVVKSFKDQFSADERLKESRNITAKYPDRVPVIIEKYSNADLPDMDKNKYLVPRDMTVGHFIHMLSNRLHLDSSKSLFVFVHNTLPQTGTS, encoded by the exons ATGcatcatctttctctctttgttttttcttgtcaAATAATCAAACGAACCACCAAAAGAAAAGTTGAAGACATTCTTCTGCTCTGCAAAGACAAAAACAAACAGCTTAGATCGGTCGGAATTATTCGCCGGAAATATATAATGGGAACTGTTGTCAAGTCTTTCAAGGATCAATTCTCAGCTG ATGAGAGATTGAAAGAGTCGAGGAACATCACTGCGAAATATCCAGATAGAGTTCCG GTGATCATTGAGAAATATTCAAACGCAGACCTCCCTGACATGGACAAGAACAA ATACTTGGTCCCACGAGACATGACTGTTGGACATTTCATTCACATGCTAAGCAATAGGCTACATTTAGATTCATCTAAATCTCTGTTTGTTTTTGTACATAACACACTTCCTCAAACGG GGACTTCGTAG
- the LOC125609113 gene encoding autophagy-related protein 8h-like isoform X1, whose amino-acid sequence MHHLSLFVFSCQIIKRTTKRKVEDILLLCKDKNKQLRSVGIIRRKYIMGTVVKSFKDQFSADERLKESRNITAKYPDRVPVIIEKYSNADLPDMDKNKYLVPRDMTVGHFIHMLSNRLHLDSSKSLFVFVHNTLPQTASCMNSLYNTFKEGDGFLYMTYSTEKTFG is encoded by the exons ATGcatcatctttctctctttgttttttcttgtcaAATAATCAAACGAACCACCAAAAGAAAAGTTGAAGACATTCTTCTGCTCTGCAAAGACAAAAACAAACAGCTTAGATCGGTCGGAATTATTCGCCGGAAATATATAATGGGAACTGTTGTCAAGTCTTTCAAGGATCAATTCTCAGCTG ATGAGAGATTGAAAGAGTCGAGGAACATCACTGCGAAATATCCAGATAGAGTTCCG GTGATCATTGAGAAATATTCAAACGCAGACCTCCCTGACATGGACAAGAACAA ATACTTGGTCCCACGAGACATGACTGTTGGACATTTCATTCACATGCTAAGCAATAGGCTACATTTAGATTCATCTAAATCTCTGTTTGTTTTTGTACATAACACACTTCCTCAAACGG CTAGTTGCATGAACTCTTTGTACAATACTTTCAAGGAAGGAGATGGTTTCTTGTATATGACTTACAGCACCGAGAAAACATTCGGCTAA